In Pigmentibacter ruber, a genomic segment contains:
- the xseA gene encoding exodeoxyribonuclease VII large subunit has product MKILLNKQEQKIILSGNTFNLKEKIKIIGGKWDPLAKNWWLFLTNENLENLKKLGLSIEDHFDIKNLESPAIPTDSYSVTNFLLFINNIITKNLFHNYWISGEISNLKQSNEHLFFDLIDKEQASSNFNKTASIPCIIWVNVRKRLDSKLNQILFSDGTKIKILIRCEFRKEGAKIIGIIEDIDIHFTQGELALQRLAIVQSLKNKGLYHKNKNISFPSYPLKIALITAKDSRAYSDFINELSLSKIAFKITLFDCNMQGEKTAENIVSAFQIVAKNTFFYDCVVITRGGGSRLDLRWFDDFSIAEQIALCPLPVLTAIGHFDDNSIADEVANISEKTPTAAARILTDTVLHSYQFFFQKVDNITYFLLKRLAKEKNFILSLQEKCTSSALKRIQSEQKNLKNIEKMLKIIKSSIEQNLQRGFALVYDDANNLLQGKHFLSPTYSKNLKLKFAGDCENHYIFVEVLVKAVSESRESTELDF; this is encoded by the coding sequence ATGAAAATTTTATTAAACAAACAAGAACAAAAAATAATTCTAAGCGGAAACACTTTTAATTTAAAAGAGAAAATTAAAATTATTGGAGGAAAATGGGATCCATTAGCAAAAAATTGGTGGTTATTCCTTACCAATGAAAATTTGGAAAACTTGAAAAAACTAGGCTTATCAATTGAGGATCACTTTGATATTAAGAATTTAGAATCTCCAGCCATACCAACGGATTCTTATTCAGTAACAAATTTCCTTTTATTTATAAATAATATTATAACAAAAAATTTATTTCATAATTATTGGATTTCTGGAGAAATATCTAATTTAAAACAAAGTAATGAACATCTTTTTTTTGATTTAATTGATAAAGAACAGGCTTCATCTAACTTTAACAAAACAGCAAGTATACCATGTATAATATGGGTAAATGTGAGAAAAAGATTAGATAGTAAGCTAAATCAAATTTTATTTTCTGACGGTACTAAAATTAAAATTCTTATCCGCTGTGAATTTCGCAAAGAAGGTGCGAAAATAATCGGCATTATTGAAGATATTGATATTCATTTTACCCAAGGTGAGCTAGCTCTCCAACGTTTAGCTATCGTTCAATCTTTAAAAAATAAGGGTTTGTATCATAAAAATAAAAATATTTCATTTCCTTCATACCCTTTAAAAATTGCTTTAATTACAGCAAAAGATAGCAGAGCTTATTCTGATTTTATAAATGAACTTTCATTATCAAAAATTGCATTTAAAATAACTTTATTTGATTGTAATATGCAAGGTGAAAAAACGGCTGAAAATATTGTCTCAGCTTTTCAAATAGTAGCCAAAAATACTTTTTTTTATGATTGTGTTGTAATTACAAGAGGAGGAGGAAGTAGATTAGATCTGCGTTGGTTTGATGATTTTTCAATCGCTGAGCAAATAGCATTATGCCCATTGCCTGTGCTCACCGCTATAGGTCATTTTGACGATAACAGCATTGCAGACGAGGTCGCCAACATCTCAGAAAAAACCCCTACAGCTGCAGCACGAATTTTAACAGATACAGTTCTCCATTCATACCAATTTTTTTTCCAAAAGGTTGATAATATTACTTATTTTTTACTTAAAAGACTCGCAAAAGAAAAAAATTTTATTTTATCATTGCAAGAAAAATGCACATCTTCAGCTCTAAAAAGGATTCAATCAGAACAAAAGAATCTCAAAAATATTGAAAAAATGTTGAAAATAATAAAATCAAGCATAGAACAAAATTTACAACGAGGTTTTGCCTTAGTATATGATGATGCGAACAATCTTCTTCAAGGGAAACATTTTTTGAGCCCAACTTATTCTAAAAACTTAAAACTTAAATTCGCTGGTGATTGCGAAAATCATTATATCTTTGTAGAAGTCTTGGTGAAAGCAGTAAGCGAAAGTAGAGAATCTACTGAGTTGGACTTTTAA
- a CDS encoding exodeoxyribonuclease VII small subunit codes for MENQSYPVLLKQVNDILMKMENETIPIDELSQKLAEAYNLIEKLKSQLFNAEIQIEQIINSRNLNSNTSEENNGSQ; via the coding sequence ATGGAAAATCAAAGTTATCCGGTCTTATTAAAACAAGTAAATGATATTTTAATGAAGATGGAAAATGAAACTATTCCTATTGATGAACTTTCGCAGAAATTGGCGGAAGCCTATAACTTAATTGAAAAATTAAAGTCGCAGCTTTTCAATGCAGAAATCCAAATAGAACAAATTATTAATTCAAGAAATTTAAACTCAAATACAAGTGAGGAGAATAATGGATCTCAATAA
- a CDS encoding flagellin N-terminal helical domain-containing protein, with protein sequence MGLRIQTNMQSLNSQRVLHLSTMANDLSMEKLSSGYRINRAADDAAGLAISEKIKADIRGLNMAKRNANDGISMVQVAEGGMNEIGNILNRLRELSVQGASDTIGNNERDFIHKEYVALKDEIDRITNSTEYNGSLLLIGKNAEDKIPDPMMLNRANTPPFEVQVGKNWYEGVDAMGIDNPFGRNPVNIIRIKFDQIDTSTVGLNLGRGNDDSEGSIGVFQADQKDSTFSKNRAQRSIAKIDQAINTIAGFRADLGAIQNRLNSTIANLAIQSENFSAANSRIRDTDFAEETTRYTQSNILKQAGIAVLTQANQSPQAALRLLG encoded by the coding sequence ATGGGTTTGCGAATTCAGACCAATATGCAGTCTCTTAACTCTCAACGGGTTTTACATCTTTCAACAATGGCGAATGATTTGTCTATGGAAAAATTAAGTTCAGGATATCGAATCAATAGAGCAGCAGATGACGCCGCTGGGCTTGCTATTAGTGAAAAAATTAAAGCAGATATTCGCGGCTTAAATATGGCGAAAAGAAATGCGAATGATGGTATTTCAATGGTACAAGTTGCTGAAGGTGGTATGAATGAAATTGGAAATATTTTAAATCGCCTTCGTGAGCTTTCCGTTCAAGGTGCTTCAGATACAATAGGTAACAATGAGCGTGATTTTATTCACAAAGAATATGTTGCATTAAAAGACGAAATTGATCGTATAACTAATTCCACAGAGTATAACGGAAGTTTGTTGTTAATTGGAAAAAATGCTGAAGATAAAATTCCAGATCCTATGATGTTGAATCGTGCAAATACTCCTCCATTTGAAGTTCAAGTTGGTAAAAACTGGTATGAAGGAGTTGATGCTATGGGTATAGATAACCCATTTGGCAGAAATCCTGTTAACATAATTCGCATTAAATTTGATCAAATTGATACAAGTACAGTTGGATTAAATTTAGGTAGAGGAAATGATGATTCTGAAGGATCAATTGGTGTTTTTCAAGCTGATCAAAAGGATTCTACTTTTTCAAAAAATAGGGCTCAACGCTCTATTGCTAAAATAGATCAAGCAATTAATACAATTGCAGGATTTAGAGCAGATCTCGGTGCTATCCAAAATAGATTGAATTCAACAATAGCAAACCTTGCTATTCAAAGCGAAAACTTTTCTGCAGCTAATAGCCGTATCCGTGATACTGACTTTGCTGAAGAAACAACAAGATAT
- the pyk gene encoding pyruvate kinase gives MDLNKLPRTKIVCTLGPSSSNKEMISKLIDAGMNVARLNFSHGDHEMHAANIALIREISREKNKQVAILQDLQGPKIRTGKLKDGGIKITRGQVLTLRYAPEQTSNEFIPIDYRELANDVKIGARILLDDGLLAMKIIEIKGADVICEVTHGGFLKSRKGVNFPECHLSIPATTEKDIRDLLFGVAQGVDYVALSFVQTPSDVAKLKMMLRALGADTPVVTKVEMLGAINYIDEICDVSDGIMVARGDLGVECGFANVAAYQKKIIEAALKKGKPVIVATQMLDSMIEHRRPTKAEVCDVANAVFDHADATMLSGESASGKYPELAVATMRDILNRVDNSKTLAPIEIFPFNQNEDEFSGEAFAKTAVELAEKMNATAIICLTLTGSMARYVAKYRPQTPVIAFSPRPDVVRKLCLVRGVLGVLNNIFYDTDTAFSEIGKYLVKEGFVKEGDLILITGGIPVSQMLPTNTLKVHRVTKADFL, from the coding sequence ATGGATCTCAATAAATTACCCAGAACAAAAATTGTTTGTACTCTAGGACCTTCATCAAGCAATAAAGAAATGATCTCAAAACTAATTGATGCCGGTATGAATGTTGCTAGATTAAATTTCTCCCATGGTGACCATGAAATGCACGCGGCTAATATTGCATTAATTAGAGAAATATCGCGTGAAAAAAACAAACAAGTAGCAATTTTGCAAGATCTTCAAGGTCCTAAAATTAGAACTGGAAAATTGAAGGACGGTGGAATAAAAATAACTCGTGGACAAGTTTTGACTTTACGTTATGCCCCTGAACAAACTTCAAATGAATTTATTCCAATAGATTATCGGGAACTTGCAAATGATGTAAAAATAGGAGCACGAATTCTTTTAGATGATGGGCTTCTTGCAATGAAAATCATAGAAATCAAAGGAGCTGACGTTATTTGTGAAGTTACCCATGGTGGCTTTTTAAAATCCCGCAAAGGAGTTAATTTCCCAGAGTGTCACCTCTCTATTCCAGCTACAACAGAAAAAGATATACGTGATCTATTGTTTGGGGTTGCTCAAGGAGTTGACTATGTTGCACTGTCATTTGTGCAAACTCCAAGTGATGTTGCAAAATTAAAAATGATGCTCCGTGCATTAGGCGCTGATACACCAGTTGTGACAAAAGTAGAAATGCTTGGTGCTATTAACTATATAGATGAAATTTGCGATGTTTCTGATGGTATTATGGTAGCCCGTGGTGATCTTGGTGTTGAATGTGGTTTTGCAAATGTAGCAGCTTATCAGAAAAAAATCATAGAAGCTGCCCTTAAAAAAGGCAAGCCTGTCATTGTTGCTACCCAAATGCTTGATTCCATGATTGAACATAGAAGACCAACAAAGGCAGAAGTTTGCGATGTCGCAAATGCAGTTTTTGATCATGCCGATGCAACAATGTTATCTGGTGAAAGTGCTTCTGGTAAATATCCTGAGCTCGCGGTTGCAACAATGCGTGATATTTTAAATAGAGTTGATAATAGTAAAACGTTAGCTCCAATAGAAATCTTTCCATTCAATCAAAATGAAGATGAATTTTCTGGTGAAGCTTTTGCTAAAACAGCTGTTGAACTTGCTGAAAAAATGAATGCGACTGCAATCATTTGTCTTACCTTAACAGGTAGCATGGCTAGATATGTTGCAAAATATCGCCCACAAACTCCCGTAATTGCATTTAGTCCTCGCCCTGATGTTGTGCGTAAATTATGTTTAGTACGAGGAGTGTTGGGAGTTTTAAATAATATTTTTTATGATACTGATACAGCATTTTCAGAAATTGGAAAATATCTTGTTAAAGAAGGTTTTGTAAAAGAAGGTGATCTTATTTTGATTACTGGAGGTATTCCGGTAAGCCAAATGCTACCAACCAACACATTAAAAGTTCATAGAGTTACGAAGGCTGATTTTCTTTAA
- a CDS encoding DUF1343 domain-containing protein, translated as MKPSIDKIKNNPKIIANFGKIGIVVNQTSITSSYEPSCEILYSATKQINTTEIACVFGPQHGYFQTEQDNMRETPDDFYTFYDGKKVPLYSLYSKTREPTAAQMETIDTLIVDLQDIGCRVYTYMLTLAACLKAAAKFGKKVVVLDRPNPLGLCLKNEANKNWNFVEGDRLELKWHSFVGWYDIPMRHGLTMGELGYYFIKYDKLNVDYKVISVDNLSRNENISSFKSINWAMPSPNIPCWESAYFFPSFVILEGTNISEGRGSTIPFQLIGAPWLNNIECLKFLNNHKEIYLNDKNNTSSIVIRPHNFRPTFNKHHNQICYGLQFHIENPQNTNLFNLGITFLTFCNIYHKETFKWSDPGYEYNYTDLPINLIYGTDRWLNYFNELSADWDLTLLKEQLAISDKSAQNFINEVEELLIYRE; from the coding sequence ATGAAACCAAGTATAGATAAAATTAAAAATAATCCAAAAATAATTGCAAATTTTGGTAAAATTGGAATTGTAGTTAATCAGACATCAATTACATCTAGCTATGAACCAAGTTGTGAAATATTATATTCAGCAACTAAACAAATCAATACCACAGAAATAGCTTGTGTTTTTGGTCCCCAGCATGGATATTTCCAAACAGAACAAGACAACATGCGAGAAACTCCTGATGATTTCTATACATTTTATGATGGGAAAAAAGTTCCTTTATATAGTCTTTATTCTAAAACAAGAGAACCTACAGCTGCACAAATGGAAACCATTGATACCTTAATAGTGGACTTACAAGATATAGGATGTAGAGTATATACTTATATGCTAACTCTTGCTGCATGTCTAAAGGCCGCTGCAAAATTTGGAAAAAAAGTAGTCGTACTAGATCGTCCAAATCCATTAGGACTATGTTTGAAAAATGAAGCAAATAAAAACTGGAATTTTGTTGAGGGTGATAGGCTTGAATTAAAATGGCATAGTTTTGTAGGTTGGTATGATATTCCAATGCGACATGGTCTAACGATGGGTGAATTAGGTTATTATTTCATAAAATATGATAAACTCAATGTTGATTATAAAGTTATTTCTGTTGATAATCTTTCGCGAAATGAAAATATATCCTCTTTTAAATCAATCAATTGGGCAATGCCATCTCCAAATATTCCATGCTGGGAATCAGCTTATTTTTTTCCTTCTTTTGTTATCCTTGAGGGAACAAACATTAGTGAAGGACGAGGAAGTACCATACCATTTCAACTTATTGGTGCACCATGGTTAAATAACATTGAATGTCTTAAGTTTTTAAATAATCATAAAGAAATCTACTTAAATGATAAAAATAATACCTCTTCAATTGTTATTCGCCCACATAATTTTAGACCAACATTTAATAAACATCATAACCAAATATGTTATGGACTACAATTTCATATAGAAAATCCACAAAATACAAACTTATTCAATTTAGGGATTACATTTTTAACATTTTGTAACATTTATCATAAAGAAACATTCAAATGGTCTGATCCGGGCTATGAATATAATTATACAGACTTACCTATAAATCTTATTTATGGTACCGATCGCTGGTTAAACTATTTTAATGAACTGTCGGCGGATTGGGATTTGACTCTTTTAAAAGAACAACTTGCTATTTCAGATAAAAGTGCGCAAAATTTTATAAATGAAGTTGAGGAACTTTTAATTTATAGAGAATAG